CCGCTGGGCGGTGCCGGTCGCGCTGGCGTCCACGGCCGCGTACGTGGTGTAGGGGGCACTGCCGAGTTGCAGTACGGCCTTGACCGCGGCGCCCGGGGTGGCGGAGACGGCGAAGCCGAGGGTGTATTCGGCGCCCGCGATCAGCGGCACCCCGTCCTGGCCGATGCCGGCGTCCCAGGGGTTGGCCAGCCCACCCGCGACGGTGGTGCAGAGCCGGCCGTCGGTGACCGCGAGGGGGCCGGTGCCGAACGAGAACCAGGGGCTCACTCCGGCGCTGAAGTCGCCGTTGTCGATCTGCTCGGGGGCGTCCGGTGGTGGGTCGGCGTGGGCCGCGCCGGCGCCGGCGCCGGTGAGGGCCAGGGTGGTCGCCGCGGCCAGCAGGAGGCGGCGTCGGGATGGCGTCACGGGGAGTCCTTCCGGGACGGAAAGTGGGACATTGGTGGTGGCACGGTGGGGCGGAAATAACCTGGGAGCGCTCCCAGGTGTCGGCTCGATGTTTCCAGTGCCGGTACGCCATGTCAATTGATCTGGTTGGATGGGTTTCAGCATCCGACGAGGGCGGTCAGCCGACCGGCATCCCTCGACGCGCCGCCATCCGGACGTGAGATTGGCCGCGCCACGCGCCGTCGTCCTGATCTCCTAGAGACAACTGCGCCCTTCGCCTGGCAGGCTGCCTCCCATGACCCTGAAGCTGCGTTCCGTGGGAACGAGCGACCGTGGGCTGATCCGCAGCGGGAACCAGGACGCCCTGCACGCCGGCACCTGGCTCGTCGCCGTCGCCGACGGCATGGGCGGGATGGCCGCCGGTGACCTGGCCAGCGCCCTCACCATCGACGCGGTCGCCCCGCTGGATGTGGAGACTCCCGAGGACGCTCTGGTGGCCGCACTGGAGGGTGGCATCGCGCTCGCCACCTCCCGGATCCGGCAGGCGGTCGCCGAGGATTCCGAGCGGCAGGGCATGGGCACCACGCTGACCGCCCTGCTCTTCGCCCGTACCGGCAGCTGCCTGGCCCTCGCGCACGTCGGCGACTCCCGGGCCTACCTGTTTCGCGAGGGCGTGCTCAAGCAGGTCACCCGGGACGACACGTTCGTCCAGATGCTGGTGGACCAGGGCGTGATCACCGCGGACCAGGCCAGCAGCCACCCGCGACGGGCGGTGGTCACCCAGGCGTTGCAGGGCGACGAGGTTTCCCCGTCGTACGCGACGATGGTGCCCCGGGCCGGCGACCGCTGGTTGCTGTGCAGCGACGGCCTGTCCAACGTCGTCCGTCCGGACACCCTCACCGAGGTGCTCACCGGTTACCCGGAGCGGTCGGAGTGCGTCGGCAAGCTGATCGACCTGGCACTGCACGCCGGCGCACCGGACAACGTCACCGTCGTGGTGGCCGACGTCGTGGAGGAATAGGCGGGCGCTCAGCGCCGCCGTGGTGTGGCGCGGCGGGTGGGCGTCGCCGTTCCCGGATCCTCCGGCCACGGGTGCCGGGGATAGCGCCCGCGCAACTCGGAACGGACCTGCGGATAGCCGGTGCGCCAGAACGACGGCAGGTCGGCGGTCACCGCCACCGGCCGGCCGGCGGGGGAGAGCAGGTGCAGCAGCACCGGCACCCGCCCGTCGCCGACGCGTGGCGCCACCGACCAGCCGAACGTCTCCTGGAGTTTCACCGCGAGCACGGGCGCGGTCGGGTCGGTGTAGTCCACCCGGATCCGCGAACCGCTCGGCACCTCGATCCGCTCCGGGGCCAGCTCGTCCAAGCGGGCGGCCTGCGCCCAGGGCAGCAGCCGGCGCAGCGCCGACGTCACGTCCGCCCGCGCCAGGTCGGCGCGGCGCCGGGCGGCGGCCAGCTCCGGTCCCAGCCAGGTGGGTGCGGCGTCGAGCAGCGCCTCGTCGCTGACGTCCGGCCACGGGACGCCAAGATGGTGTCGGAGGAACGCGAGCCGCTCCCGCAGCGCCCGGGCCGCCGGGGTCCAGGGCAGCAGTCCCAGACCCTCCTGACGCAGGCCGGTCAGCAACGCCGCGGCCACCTCCGCGCGGTCCGGTCGGTCCAGCCGCCGCTGCACCAGCTCGATCGCGCCGAGCCGGGTCACCTCCCGGGCCACCACGTCGCCGTCGGACCAGCCGACCTCCCGACTCGTGCGCAGCAGCGGGCCGGCTGCCTCCCGGGCCGTCGCCTCGTCCACCGGCGAGGCCCGGCGGATCCGCGCCGACGGCGCGCCGGGGGTGCGGTCCGCGACGGCCACCGCCAGCCAGTCGGCACCGGCCAGCCCCGAACCGACCGCCAGCTCCGCGGCGGTCCCGCCGGTCATCAGGTACGCCGAACCGCCCGGTCGCCGCACCCGGGCCAACCGTTCCGGGTACGCCAGACCGACGAGCAGCCCGGCGGCGAGATCGTCGCTGAGCCCACCCGAGCCGCCCCGGCCCACGGAGTCGGTGCGGCCGGCGGGTGCGCCGCCGGCGGGCAGGGCGGCGCGTAGCCGTCGTACCTCGGTGCGCCACCGGGCTGTCGCGCCCGCGTCGACACCAGTTCGCAGTCGACGCCAACCGGCGACCAGGTCGTCACCGGGGCCCGCCGCGCTCTCCTCGGCGAGCAGGGCGACCACCTCGGCCGCCCGGTCGGCGCCGACCCGCCCGGCGCCGTCGAGCAGCGCCCGGGCCAGCCGGGGGTGTGCACCCGCGGCGGCGATCGCCCGCCCCCGCGCGGTGATCCGGCCGTCGACGTCGACCGCGCCCAGGGTGTGCAGCGTGTCCCGGGCCACCGTCATCGCGGCGGCCGGTGGGGCGTCGGGCAGCGCGAGCCCGACGCCGTCGGGCCGACCCCAGGCGGCCAGCTCCAACGCGAAGCCGGTCAGGTCGGCGGTGGCGATCTCCGGCTCGGCCCGGGCGGGCAGCCGCTCGTGGGTCGCCGCCGACCAGCACCGGTAGACGTACCCGGGGGCCTCCCGGCCGGCCCGGCCCGCCCGCTGGGTGGCGGCGGCTCGGGAGACCGGCACGGTGACCAGAGCGCCCAGCCCGCGGGCCAGGTCGATACGCGGTACCCGGGACAGCCCCGCGTCCACCACGACCCGTACGCCCGGGACGGTCAGGCTGGTCTCGGCCAGCGCGGTGGCCAGCACGACCCGGCGTCGGTCAGCGGGACGCAGGGCGGCGTCCTGCTCGGCGCCGCGTTGGCGGCCGTGCAACGGAAGCAGCGCCACGGTGTCGCGCAGGTCGGCCAAGCGGCCGGTGACCCCCGCTATCTCGCCGGCCCCGGGCAGGAAGACCAGGACATCGCCGTCGCGCTCGGACAGCGCCCGCCGGACGGTGGCGGCCACGTGGTCGAGCAGGGCCCGGTCCACCGGCCCGGCCCCGGACGGGGCGATCGGGCGCGCCGGCGGCGCCCAGATCCGCTGCACCGGGTACAGCGCCGAATCGGCCCGTACCACCGGGGCGGGGGCGGACCCGCCGAGCAGCGCGGCGAACCGGTCGGTGTCCGGGGTGGCGGACATCGCCAGCAGCCACAGGTCCGGCCGGAGGGTGGCCCGCGCCTCGACGGTGAAGGCCAGCGCGAGGTCGGCGTCGAGTTGTCGTTCGTGGCACTCGTCGAGCAGCACGGCGCCCGTACCGGGCAGCTCCGGGTCGTGGTGCAGCCGCCGGACCAGCAGGCCGGTGGTGACCACCTCGATCCGGGTGGCCGGGCCCACCTTGCGCTCACCGCGGACCGCGTAGCCGACACGCTCGCCCACCCGCTCGCCGAGCAGCTCGGCCATGCGCCGGGCGGCGGCGCGGGCCGCCACCCGACGGGGTTGGGCGATCACCACCCGGCCGGTCACCCGGTCGGCCACGGCCAGCGGCGCCAGGGTGGTCTTGCCGGTGCCCGGCGGGGCCACCAGCACGCCGGCGCCGGCGGCGTCGAGCGCCGCGACCATCGCCGGCAGCACCGGGCGTACCGGCAGGTCCAGGGTTACGTCGGAGAGCACGGCCCAGTCTCGCACCGGCGTGGGTGCCTCAACGCCGACGGACCTCGCCGACGCCCCCCACGAAGGCCCGCCAGGCCGACGGCCCGAAGGCGAGCACCGGGCCGGAGCGGTCCTTGCTGTCGCGTACGGCGACCTGACCGTCGGCTGTCGCGACCTCCACGCAGTTGCCGTTGCCACTGCTGCGCGTGCTGGTGCGCCAGTCCGCTCGGGTCAGGTCGTGCGCCGTCATCCGGGGTACCTCTCGTCTGCGTCGGCGTGCCGCAGAAGCGGTCACGCAAAGTTACGAGAAGCATGCTCAAGACGGGTCAGCGACGCCGTCGGATCGAGCGCCATCCGGCACAGCTCCTCGTGCAGAAGGCTATACCCGAGCACATGATCGCCATCCTCCAGAGCCAGCCCCATCGTGAGGTTATCCAGGTAAACCACTGAGGCGTCGGCGGCATCGGCGAAGTTGAGGATCACGTACGGGGTGCTCATCGCGGGATGGCCGCCAGCCGCGAATGGAAGTACCTGAATTGTCACGTTGGGTAACTGCGCTATCCGCGTCATGTGGACCAGTTGTTCGGCCATCACCGCGGCGCCACCGACCGGGCGCAGCAGCACCGCCTCGTTGAGCACCACCGAGAGATGGACCGGATCCTCGTGACGCAGCACCTCCTGTCGGCGTAGCCGGGCGGCGATCTTGCGCTCCAGGCCGTCCTCGCCGGCGGTGCGCCGGAAGATCTCCCGTGCGTACGCCTCGGTCTGCAGCAGCCCGGGCACCGACTCGGCCTCGTACGTGCGCAGCGTCGCCGCCTCGGCCTCCAGCCCGACGTAGAACTCGAACCACTCGGGCAGCACGTCGCTGTAGTTCTGCCACCAGCCGCGTTGCTGCGCGCCTCGGGCGATCTCGATCAGTGCCTCAGCGTCGGAGCCGGTCACCTGGTAGAGCGCGAGTGCCGCCCGGACGTCGCGCGGTTTGATGCCGATCTGGGCGGTCTCGATGCGGGAGAGATTGCTCTTCGACATGTCGAGCTGACGGGCCGCCACGTCGAGGGTCATACCCGCGCGTTCCCGGAGCTGGCGAAGCTCCCTGGCGATGCGTCGGCGGCGCACGGTCGGGCTGGTGGCGGATCGGGTGGTGGGAACGGCGGTCACCGTCCGAGTCTGACAGAACAAGATCCGCAGGTCGCGCCTGCACGGAGTGCAACTTTCAAATCTGGGAGTTGCGTTGCAGTAGCAGTCGGTGCATCCTTTCCCGGTCGCGATCACTGTGGACACACCTGTGCGGGGAGGACCGTTGCTCAGCGCCGACGAGTTCTTCCTGATCGCACACAACGACAGTCGTGGCAAGGCCAAGCTGCACCCGGCGGCGACCGGGCTCGGGCTGGCCGCCGGGCTGCTCGGCGAGCTGCTCCTCTATGGACACATCACCGTCTCCGACGGCCGGGTCACCGTCATCGACCGCCGTCCGCCGGCTGACGCGCTGGCGCACACCGTGCTCGACCAGCTGATCGGCGAGTCCCAGCACCAGGAGCTGCGCATCTGGCTCAGCTTCCTGGCCCAGAGCGCGACCACCTCGGTGGGGGAGCGGCTGGCCCGCGCCGGCGTGCTGCGCCGCCAGGAGAGCCGTCGGCTGCTGCGTACCTCGGTCAGCTACCTGCCGATCGACCTCAACGCGGTGGCCTGGCCGGCCACCCGGCTGCGGGCCCTGCTGGAACGGCCGGACCCGCCAAGCGTGCCGGATGCTCTGCTGCTCGGCCTGGTCATGGCGACGGGGCTGACCCGCGAGGTGCTGTGGAGCGCCGGCCCGCGCGCCCACCACCGCCTGAACGTCCTCATCCCCGCGCTGCCGGCACCCCTCAAGGAGCTCGTCGGGCACACCGAGGCCGCCGTCGGCGCCGCCGTGCTGCGCGGCCTCCCCTGATCCCCCCCGGTAACCCCCTACCCCTCCCTCGACAACCGGAGTAGTCGTATGCGACCGACATCGACAGTCGACCGACCCAGCAACGTCTCCGAATCTCTCGCCCGGGGCCGCCTCGGCATCCCCTCGGTGATCTTCTTCGTGCTCTCCGCCGCCGCGCCGTTGACCGTGGTGGCCGGCGTCGTCACCACCGGCTACGGCGTCATCGGCGTGACCGGCATCCCGCTGGCCTTCCTGCTGGTCGCCGCTGTGCTCGCGCTGTTCTCGGTGGGCTACGTGGCGATGTCCCGTCGGGTGGAGAACGCCGGCGCCTTCTACGCCTACGTCTCCCGAGGTCTGGGCCGACCGGCCGGTGTGGCTGCGGCCTGGGTAGCGCTGACCGCGTACAACGCGCTCCAGGTCGGGCTGTACGGCACCATCGGCGTGGCGGCCGAGCCGGTGCTCGACCGGATCTTCGGCGGGCACCCGCACTGGTCGATCGTCGCCCTGGTGGCGTGGGCACTGGTCGGCGTACTCGGCCTGCTGCGGGTGGACATCAACGGCCGGGTGCTGGCGGCGCTGCTGGTCGCCGAGATCGTGGTCGTCCTGATCTTCGACCTGGGCCAGCTCGGCAACCCGGCCGGCGGCGAGGTCAGCTTCGCCGGGTTCGCGCCCGACAACCTCTTCGTGCCCGGGGTCGGCGCGGTGCTGGTGCTGGCCGTCCTCGGGTTCGTCGGCTTCGAGTCCGCCGTGGTGTTCAGCGAGGAGAGCAAGGACCCGAAGCGGACGGTGCCGCTGGCCACGTACCTCTCAGTGGTGATCGTCGCCGCGCTGTACGCGCTCTCCTCCTGGACCATGGCGGTCGCCGTCGGACCGGATCAGATCGTCAGCGAGGCCGGCGAGCAGAGCGTTGGGCTGATCTTCAACCTGGCCGCGGCGCACCTCGGTGACACCGCGGTCACCATCGGCCAGGTGCTCTTCCTGACCTCGGTGCTGGCCGCGATGATCTCCTTCCACAACACCACGGCCCGCTACGCGTTCGCACTCGGTCGGGAGCGGGTGCTGCCGGCGGTGTTCGGACGGACCTCGCCGCGCAGCGGCGCGCCACAGGCCGCCTCGGTGGCGCAGAGCGTGTTCGGCCTACTGGTCATCCTGCTGTACGCGGTCAACGGCTGGGATCCGGTTGTCAAGCTGTTCTTCTGGGTTGGCACCACCGGCGGCTTCGGCGTGCTGCTGCTGATCGCCACCACCTCGGTGGCGGTGATCGCCTACTTCGCCCGTTCCGGCGGCGACGAGACGCTGTGGCGGCGGCTCATCGCACCCGTCCTGGCCACCCTCGCGCTCTTCGTGATCATCTGGCTGGCCGTGTCGAACTTCGCCAACCTGCTCGGCGTCGCGCCGGACTCCCCCCTGCGCTGGCTAGCGCCCGCCGTGTTCCCGGTGGTGGCCGTCCTGGGCATCAACTGGGCGCTGGTGCTGCGCCGTCGCCGTCCGGACACGTACGCCCGGATCGGCCTCGGAGCGGCGAGCGCTGCCGCTGCGGTCAAGCCAGAGGCGCCGGCCAGCGTGGAGGTGAACCGATGAGCATCGTCATCGAGCAACTCGGACCCGACGAGACCAGCCTGGTGGCCGGCCGGATCGCCGAGGCGTTCACCGTCCTGGAGGTGACGCGCTGGCTGGTGCCCGACCCGAGCAAGCGGGAGGCCGTGCTGGCCGGGGACTTCGAGATCCTGGTCGGGCACGCCATGCGGCACGGCTTCGTCCACGCCACCGAGGACCGGGCCGCCGTCGCGGTGTGGTTCCCGTCGGTCGGCGAGCCGGCTCCGCCGCCGGTGGACTACGACGCCCGGCTGGCTGCCGCCTGCGGCGAGTGGACCGACCGGTTCCAGCATCTCGACGAGCTGTTCGCCGCGCACCACCCGCATCCGGAGCACCACCACCTGGCCTTCCTGGCGACCCAGCCGGGCCGGCAGGGTCAGGGGCTGGGCACCGCGTTGATGCGGCACCACCACGCCTGGCTGGACGCCAACGCGATGCCGGCGTACCTGGAGGCGAGCAGCCCGCGCAGCCGGGACCTGTACGCGAAGAACGGCTACCTGGCCGGGGAGCCGTTCCGGGTGCCCGACGGCACGCCGTTCTGGCCGATGTGGCGGGAGCCGGTCAGCCGCTGACCGGACCGGTCCGTGCTGTCACGCTCGCGTGACAATGCGGACACGGAGGAGGGCCGGGTCCAATGGACCCGGCCCTCCTGTCGTGGACCGATCAGTACGTGCCGTCGAGCTGACCGCGCAGCTTGGTCAGCGCCCGGGTCAGCAGTCGCGAGACGTGCATCTGCGAGACGCCGATCTGGTCGGCGATCTGCGACTGGGTCAGGTTGCCGTAGAAGCGCAGCGTGAGGATCTTCTGCTCGCGCTCGTCGAGGGTGGCCAGTGCCGGGCCGAGGGCGACCCGCAGCTCGGCCAGTTCGAACTCGCTGTCCTCGCCGCCGAGCATGTCGCCCAGCTCGGTCGCGCGCTCGCCGTCGCCCGTCGGGGTGGACAGCGATACCGCGTTGTACGCGCGGGCGCCCTCCAGGCCCTCCAGCACCTCTTCCTCGGTGAGCTTGAGGTGGGCGGCGATGTCGGCGACCGTCGGCGAGCGGCCGAGGGTCTGCAGCAGCGAGCTGTTGGCGTCGGAGATGGCCAGACGCAGCTCCTGGAGCCGGCGGGGCACGCGGATGTCCCAGGTGCGGTCCCGGAAGTGCCGCTTGAGCTCGCCGATGATGGTGGGGATCGCGTAGCCGGCGAAGTCGACGCCGCGGGAGGGGTCGAACTTGTCGATGGCCTTGATCAGGCCGACAGCGGCGGTCTGGGCCAGGTCGTCGGTTGGCTCGCCACGCCCGCTGTAGCGGTGGGCCAGGTGGTTGGCCAGCGGCAGCCAGGCCTCGATCGCGCGGTCCCGCAGGGCGGCACGCGACGGGTGGTTGGCGGGCAGCGCGGCCATGGCGTTGAGCAGGTCGGCGGCACTGTCGGTGAGGGCGCGCGGGTCAAGCTTGGTGCTCGCCTTGGCAGCGGTGTTCGGCTGCTCGGTGATCGTTGAAGCGGTCATGGGTGGTCCTCCCTGCACCTCGTCCGCGGACAAAAAAGGTGTGACGCTTTGGTTTAGCTTCCTATGGGCCGTTCGGGACCCACCTTAACCTGATCGTCTCGCGGAAATCTAGCCGAAAGGCTGATGTACTTAAGGTGTGTCGAACCACAAAAGGGGCGAACGCGGCGGAAGTTGAGAGGACTGTGAGGGTCCTTACCCATTTTCCGGCCATGCCTTGCCGCCCGGTCATCCCTCGGTTTCGATCGAACGGCCCTCGGCCCGCGCCGAGCGGTCAACATGAAATCCGACAATGGGGCAGCAGTGTCGACTATCCGTCCTTGTCCCGCCGGTGGGACCGGCCGTAGCGTCGGTGTACACACCCGGTTCGGAGGCACCGTGCTCGATCCAGCCGCTCCCCAGCTCGTCGTGAACAGTCGAACGCTCTACTTCAGCTGGCTGCCGGCGGATCCGGACGCGGTCGCCGCACTGGTCCCGCCAGGCCTCTGCCCCCGCCCCGACCGCCAGGTGTTCCTCAACCAGTACATCGTCGAGGACGAGACCCAGACCTCCGGCTTCGGCGCGTACACCCTGACCTACCTCGGCGTCTCACTGCTGGGCGTCGACGCTCCCGACGGCCTCAGCCCGGGCGGCTGGTGGACGCAGTACGTGGCCTCCAGTCGCCTGGTCCGTGAGTACGCTGCCGCCCGCGGTGCACCGGTGCTCGCCGGACGCACCCGGATCGAGGTGAGCGGTGAGGAGCTGCTCTCCGAGACGACGATCGACCGGACGCCGTTGATCCGGGCACGGTGCCGGGTGGGGGAGACCGGTCACGCGATCAGCAGTGGGCACCACCGCTACTTCACCCGTCGGGACGGCCAGCTCCTCAGCTCGGTCTACCCGTTCATCGCCGAGCCGGTCGCCCCATTCGAGATCGAGTCGGTGGAGTTCCTCCAGCCGGGGCACCCGACGTACGCGCTCCGCCCGGACAACCCGCTGACCATCGGCTTCGGCTACTACTCGCCGCGCTCCTCGTTCGCCTACCCCGGTGGGCTGAGCGTGCACCCGACCGTCGCCACGGCGCCGGAGCCGGCCCGAGCGGTTCACCAGGTGCCGGCCAGCCTCGCCCGCAGTGGCCTGCCGTCCGGGTCGTAGACCAGCCGGTACACCGGCAACGCCCAGGCCCGGGTGAACCAGGGCAACCGCTCAGGGCGGTGCGGGCGCAGCCGTCCGGGCGGTCGCTCGCCCACCTGGCCGTCGTCGTACCACCGCTGGAGTGCGTCGGCCGCGGCCGTGACAGCCGCGACCGCGTCGGCCGGGTCGAGCAGGTCGGCGTCGTCCGCGCCGGCCGGGTCACGGTCCAGGTGCTCGCGCCAGAGCCGCAGCCGCAGGTCCCGGGCATAGGTCCGCGCACCGTCGCCCTGGCCTGCCGGGTCGGTGGGCTCCCGCTGGTCGCGGGTGTCGTCGAGCACCGCGCAGGACAGCTCGCTGTCGTGCGTCCAGGACCGGCGGTTGAAGTTGTCGCTGCCCACGCTGGCCCAGACGTCGTCGATGACGCACACCTTCGCGTGCACGTAGACCGGGTCGCCGGCGTGGTTCTCGACGTCGAACACGTGCACCCGGTCCGGTGCGGCCCGTTCGCACAGCGACAGCGCCTGCTCCCGCCCGACCATGTTCGGTGGCAGCGCCAGCCTGCCGTCCACGTCCGGGTGGCGGGGCACCACGGCGACCAGGTGCAGCTCCGGGTTGTCCCGCAGGGCGTGCGCGAACAGATCCGCGACCTCGGCGGACCAGAGGTACTGGTCCTCCAGGTAGATGAGCCGACGGGCGCGGCGTACCGCCTTGGTGTAACCCCGGGCCACGGTCCGTTCGCCGTCGGGCGCGAACGAGTAACGCGGGCGGACGGCGGGGTAGGTGCGCAGCACCTGGATCTGGTGCGGACCGCACGGCGGCGGGTCGGCCGGTTGCTCGGGCAGCGGGTCAGGGCGGAGGTCGGCGCCGCGCAGCCGATCGCGCAGGTAGGCCATCGGGTTCTCCGAGTCCAGTGGCATCGGATCGGTCCAGCGTTCCCGGAACAGGGTGTCCAGAGCGCCCACCACCGGACCCCGCACCGCGAGCTGCACGTCGTGCCAGGGCGGGTTGGGCCCGTATCGGGGGGACATCTGCACCGGCTGCGGGTCGCCATGATGATCGGCGTCGTCGCGGCGGC
This portion of the Micromonospora zamorensis genome encodes:
- a CDS encoding PP2C family protein-serine/threonine phosphatase, whose product is MTLKLRSVGTSDRGLIRSGNQDALHAGTWLVAVADGMGGMAAGDLASALTIDAVAPLDVETPEDALVAALEGGIALATSRIRQAVAEDSERQGMGTTLTALLFARTGSCLALAHVGDSRAYLFREGVLKQVTRDDTFVQMLVDQGVITADQASSHPRRAVVTQALQGDEVSPSYATMVPRAGDRWLLCSDGLSNVVRPDTLTEVLTGYPERSECVGKLIDLALHAGAPDNVTVVVADVVEE
- the hrpB gene encoding ATP-dependent helicase HrpB — its product is MLSDVTLDLPVRPVLPAMVAALDAAGAGVLVAPPGTGKTTLAPLAVADRVTGRVVIAQPRRVAARAAARRMAELLGERVGERVGYAVRGERKVGPATRIEVVTTGLLVRRLHHDPELPGTGAVLLDECHERQLDADLALAFTVEARATLRPDLWLLAMSATPDTDRFAALLGGSAPAPVVRADSALYPVQRIWAPPARPIAPSGAGPVDRALLDHVAATVRRALSERDGDVLVFLPGAGEIAGVTGRLADLRDTVALLPLHGRQRGAEQDAALRPADRRRVVLATALAETSLTVPGVRVVVDAGLSRVPRIDLARGLGALVTVPVSRAAATQRAGRAGREAPGYVYRCWSAATHERLPARAEPEIATADLTGFALELAAWGRPDGVGLALPDAPPAAAMTVARDTLHTLGAVDVDGRITARGRAIAAAGAHPRLARALLDGAGRVGADRAAEVVALLAEESAAGPGDDLVAGWRRLRTGVDAGATARWRTEVRRLRAALPAGGAPAGRTDSVGRGGSGGLSDDLAAGLLVGLAYPERLARVRRPGGSAYLMTGGTAAELAVGSGLAGADWLAVAVADRTPGAPSARIRRASPVDEATAREAAGPLLRTSREVGWSDGDVVAREVTRLGAIELVQRRLDRPDRAEVAAALLTGLRQEGLGLLPWTPAARALRERLAFLRHHLGVPWPDVSDEALLDAAPTWLGPELAAARRRADLARADVTSALRRLLPWAQAARLDELAPERIEVPSGSRIRVDYTDPTAPVLAVKLQETFGWSVAPRVGDGRVPVLLHLLSPAGRPVAVTADLPSFWRTGYPQVRSELRGRYPRHPWPEDPGTATPTRRATPRRR
- a CDS encoding DUF397 domain-containing protein gives rise to the protein MTAHDLTRADWRTSTRSSGNGNCVEVATADGQVAVRDSKDRSGPVLAFGPSAWRAFVGGVGEVRRR
- a CDS encoding helix-turn-helix domain-containing protein; amino-acid sequence: MRRRRIARELRQLRERAGMTLDVAARQLDMSKSNLSRIETAQIGIKPRDVRAALALYQVTGSDAEALIEIARGAQQRGWWQNYSDVLPEWFEFYVGLEAEAATLRTYEAESVPGLLQTEAYAREIFRRTAGEDGLERKIAARLRRQEVLRHEDPVHLSVVLNEAVLLRPVGGAAVMAEQLVHMTRIAQLPNVTIQVLPFAAGGHPAMSTPYVILNFADAADASVVYLDNLTMGLALEDGDHVLGYSLLHEELCRMALDPTASLTRLEHASRNFA
- a CDS encoding GOLPH3/VPS74 family protein, whose translation is MLSADEFFLIAHNDSRGKAKLHPAATGLGLAAGLLGELLLYGHITVSDGRVTVIDRRPPADALAHTVLDQLIGESQHQELRIWLSFLAQSATTSVGERLARAGVLRRQESRRLLRTSVSYLPIDLNAVAWPATRLRALLERPDPPSVPDALLLGLVMATGLTREVLWSAGPRAHHRLNVLIPALPAPLKELVGHTEAAVGAAVLRGLP
- a CDS encoding APC family permease, producing the protein MRPTSTVDRPSNVSESLARGRLGIPSVIFFVLSAAAPLTVVAGVVTTGYGVIGVTGIPLAFLLVAAVLALFSVGYVAMSRRVENAGAFYAYVSRGLGRPAGVAAAWVALTAYNALQVGLYGTIGVAAEPVLDRIFGGHPHWSIVALVAWALVGVLGLLRVDINGRVLAALLVAEIVVVLIFDLGQLGNPAGGEVSFAGFAPDNLFVPGVGAVLVLAVLGFVGFESAVVFSEESKDPKRTVPLATYLSVVIVAALYALSSWTMAVAVGPDQIVSEAGEQSVGLIFNLAAAHLGDTAVTIGQVLFLTSVLAAMISFHNTTARYAFALGRERVLPAVFGRTSPRSGAPQAASVAQSVFGLLVILLYAVNGWDPVVKLFFWVGTTGGFGVLLLIATTSVAVIAYFARSGGDETLWRRLIAPVLATLALFVIIWLAVSNFANLLGVAPDSPLRWLAPAVFPVVAVLGINWALVLRRRRPDTYARIGLGAASAAAAVKPEAPASVEVNR
- a CDS encoding GNAT family N-acetyltransferase, encoding MSIVIEQLGPDETSLVAGRIAEAFTVLEVTRWLVPDPSKREAVLAGDFEILVGHAMRHGFVHATEDRAAVAVWFPSVGEPAPPPVDYDARLAAACGEWTDRFQHLDELFAAHHPHPEHHHLAFLATQPGRQGQGLGTALMRHHHAWLDANAMPAYLEASSPRSRDLYAKNGYLAGEPFRVPDGTPFWPMWREPVSR
- a CDS encoding SigB/SigF/SigG family RNA polymerase sigma factor, coding for MTASTITEQPNTAAKASTKLDPRALTDSAADLLNAMAALPANHPSRAALRDRAIEAWLPLANHLAHRYSGRGEPTDDLAQTAAVGLIKAIDKFDPSRGVDFAGYAIPTIIGELKRHFRDRTWDIRVPRRLQELRLAISDANSSLLQTLGRSPTVADIAAHLKLTEEEVLEGLEGARAYNAVSLSTPTGDGERATELGDMLGGEDSEFELAELRVALGPALATLDEREQKILTLRFYGNLTQSQIADQIGVSQMHVSRLLTRALTKLRGQLDGTY
- a CDS encoding phospholipase D family protein, whose amino-acid sequence is MPLQDWFLTAEERANPVSGLPVWTRGNLAEPLIHGAAYFDRLVDEVEALGPGDHLFFTDWRGDPDQRLRPDGPTVAQLFAQAAQRGVVVKGLIWRSHLDVLAYSEAENRDLSETISAAGGEVLLDQRVRRGGSHHQKLVVLRHQGAPERDIAFAGGIDLCHSRRDDADHHGDPQPVQMSPRYGPNPPWHDVQLAVRGPVVGALDTLFRERWTDPMPLDSENPMAYLRDRLRGADLRPDPLPEQPADPPPCGPHQIQVLRTYPAVRPRYSFAPDGERTVARGYTKAVRRARRLIYLEDQYLWSAEVADLFAHALRDNPELHLVAVVPRHPDVDGRLALPPNMVGREQALSLCERAAPDRVHVFDVENHAGDPVYVHAKVCVIDDVWASVGSDNFNRRSWTHDSELSCAVLDDTRDQREPTDPAGQGDGARTYARDLRLRLWREHLDRDPAGADDADLLDPADAVAAVTAAADALQRWYDDGQVGERPPGRLRPHRPERLPWFTRAWALPVYRLVYDPDGRPLRARLAGTW